Proteins from one Lacrimispora sphenoides genomic window:
- a CDS encoding substrate-binding domain-containing protein — MKKSTAFKLGAYLLFLGAVFGICYQLYETTGEKAGPKIILIPKKIDESNEFWSSVIAGAQVASKEYNVELSLMAPETESDVEGQNRLILEAAGRRPDAILVSPCSYEGTTSSIRQAVNQGVKVILIDSNINESLSIPLVATDNVEIGRRLGEYMKELLPENPKIGLVGHVKGSSTAIDREKGIRAGLGKEAEAIEEVVFCDSIYQEAYDVTLQLLKRRPEINIIAGFNEYSSLGAASAVRDLGLKGKVKTFGIDSSVSQIQLLESGVYQALAIQNPFNMGYLGIEEAVKRIEGSKTDLFLNSGSKLVTVKDIYTEENEKLLFPFLGSRATKKEEINSQ, encoded by the coding sequence GTGAAAAAGAGCACGGCATTTAAGCTGGGAGCATACCTGCTTTTTCTGGGAGCAGTCTTTGGAATCTGCTATCAGCTTTATGAAACAACAGGAGAGAAGGCAGGGCCTAAGATTATTCTGATTCCCAAAAAGATTGACGAGAGTAACGAATTCTGGTCCTCCGTTATAGCGGGAGCCCAGGTTGCGTCAAAAGAGTATAACGTAGAATTAAGCCTGATGGCTCCGGAAACGGAATCGGATGTAGAAGGGCAGAACCGGCTGATTTTGGAGGCGGCGGGCAGAAGGCCGGATGCGATTTTAGTCAGTCCCTGTTCCTATGAGGGGACTACCTCCAGCATCAGACAGGCAGTAAATCAGGGAGTCAAGGTTATTCTCATTGATTCCAATATCAATGAAAGTTTGTCGATTCCTCTTGTTGCCACGGACAATGTGGAAATTGGAAGAAGGCTGGGGGAGTATATGAAGGAACTTCTTCCGGAGAATCCCAAAATCGGACTGGTAGGGCATGTAAAAGGCAGCTCTACTGCCATAGACCGGGAGAAGGGAATACGGGCCGGCCTGGGAAAAGAGGCTGAAGCCATTGAAGAGGTGGTATTCTGTGATTCTATCTATCAGGAGGCCTATGATGTAACCTTACAGCTTTTAAAAAGGCGTCCTGAAATCAATATTATCGCCGGGTTCAATGAATATTCATCCCTCGGTGCCGCCAGCGCAGTACGGGATCTGGGGCTTAAAGGTAAGGTGAAAACCTTTGGAATTGATAGCTCCGTATCTCAGATTCAGCTTCTGGAATCCGGTGTATATCAGGCTCTGGCCATTCAGAATCCGTTTAATATGGGGTATCTGGGGATTGAAGAGGCAGTTAAACGCATAGAAGGAAGTAAAACCGATCTATTTTTAAACTCTGGCTCCAAGCTGGTTACTGTAAAGGATATTTATACCGAAGAAAATGAAAAGCTGCTGTTTCCTTTTCTGGGAAGCAGGGCAACGAAAAAAGAAGAAATCAACAGCCAATAG
- a CDS encoding sugar ABC transporter ATP-binding protein codes for MGEVILTMKDIDKSFAGVYALNKAGLELKRGEVHALMGENGAGKSTLMKILTGIYSRDEGVIVFEGQEVQFKNPKEAQDAGIVIVHQELNMMNHLTVAQNIFIGRERMSGRLVDDKRMAEDASELFRKLNIKIDPKENMGRLTVGRQQMCEIAKAISTEAKVIVFDEPTAALTESEISELFKIIRGLRDKGIGIIYISHRMDEINQITDRVTVMRDGEYVGTLITEDCTKDDIIRMMVGRTVYEAPKTISSVPDDAPVVLKVENLNVGRTVKDLSFELHKGEILGFSGLMGAGRTEAARAIFGADKKDSGDIFVNGKKTDIRSPKDAVKAGIGYLSEDRKRYGVIVEKSVVVNTTMSSVKQFTRGMFLDNKAEVRTAEKYVKALKTKTPSVHQQVRNLSGGNQQKVVIAKWLTRDCEILIFDEPTRGIDVGAKSEIYTLMNELVKQGKSIIMISSELTEVLRMSDRILVMCEGRKTGEINIDEATQEKIMHAATIRN; via the coding sequence GTGGGAGAGGTTATTTTGACCATGAAGGATATTGATAAATCCTTTGCAGGGGTTTACGCGCTGAACAAGGCCGGTCTGGAGCTGAAACGGGGAGAGGTTCATGCTCTTATGGGAGAGAACGGCGCAGGAAAATCCACGTTGATGAAAATATTGACCGGCATTTACAGCAGGGACGAGGGAGTCATTGTTTTTGAAGGACAGGAAGTACAGTTTAAAAACCCGAAGGAGGCCCAGGACGCAGGAATCGTAATCGTTCATCAGGAGTTAAATATGATGAATCATCTGACCGTCGCCCAGAACATCTTTATCGGTAGAGAGAGGATGAGCGGAAGGCTTGTAGATGACAAAAGGATGGCAGAGGATGCATCAGAGCTCTTTCGTAAGCTGAATATAAAAATAGATCCAAAGGAAAATATGGGGCGCCTGACGGTAGGGCGGCAGCAGATGTGTGAAATAGCAAAGGCTATTTCCACAGAGGCCAAGGTAATTGTATTCGATGAACCGACGGCGGCACTGACGGAGTCTGAAATCAGTGAGCTGTTCAAAATCATCCGGGGCCTGCGTGACAAAGGAATCGGAATTATATACATATCCCACCGGATGGATGAGATCAATCAGATCACGGACCGTGTTACCGTCATGCGTGACGGCGAATATGTGGGGACTCTCATTACTGAGGATTGTACGAAGGATGATATCATTCGCATGATGGTGGGGCGGACTGTTTATGAGGCGCCTAAGACAATAAGCAGCGTGCCGGATGATGCTCCGGTGGTTCTTAAGGTGGAGAACTTAAATGTAGGAAGAACCGTAAAGGATTTAAGCTTCGAACTTCATAAGGGGGAGATTCTGGGCTTTTCCGGGCTTATGGGAGCTGGGCGCACGGAGGCTGCCAGGGCTATCTTCGGAGCGGATAAAAAGGATAGCGGAGATATTTTCGTCAATGGAAAAAAGACGGATATTCGTTCTCCTAAAGATGCGGTAAAGGCAGGAATCGGCTATTTATCTGAGGACCGGAAACGGTATGGTGTTATCGTGGAAAAGTCGGTGGTGGTAAATACCACCATGTCTTCTGTAAAGCAGTTTACCAGAGGGATGTTTCTTGACAACAAGGCGGAGGTAAGGACCGCGGAGAAGTACGTGAAAGCCTTAAAGACCAAGACTCCTTCTGTGCATCAGCAGGTGAGAAATCTATCCGGAGGGAACCAGCAGAAAGTGGTTATTGCCAAATGGCTTACCAGGGACTGTGAAATCCTGATTTTTGATGAGCCAACCAGAGGGATCGATGTAGGTGCGAAAAGTGAAATCTACACGCTGATGAATGAGCTGGTCAAACAGGGAAAATCAATTATCATGATTTCCTCAGAGCTGACCGAGGTCCTTCGGATGAGTGACCGTATTCTGGTAATGTGTGAGGGGCGTAAGACGGGAGAAATAAACATTGATGAGGCGACCCAGGAAAAGATCATGCATGCTGCTACCATAAGAAATTAA
- a CDS encoding ABC transporter permease gives MEDKNNQAKKEHGSLLQAIGTQKLVAIIALVVLFLFFWFFGENFAKYSTIISILDSSYYIGFMAIGVTFVIITGGIDLSIGTSCICCSLITGTLFTKAGLPMPVCVVLAVLLGGLFGLANGIMVSVMKLPAFIATLGTMMITRGLGSIVTNTATVTFPQATASGGAFRSLFKLKAPGLPQAGIPTGFILLIILAVAMAVLLNKTRPGRYILSLGSNKEATRLSGVDVMKYETLAFVISGLFAGLAGVSYAAVYSTLMPGTGNGFELDAIAGVVIGGTSLAGGVGSIAGTLIGVFIMAVLKTGLPFIGVQPHYQLLITGFVLVIAVFVDVLNRRKQGKA, from the coding sequence ATGGAAGACAAAAACAATCAGGCAAAAAAAGAACATGGAAGCCTGCTTCAGGCAATCGGTACTCAAAAATTAGTCGCAATTATCGCATTAGTAGTGTTATTCCTGTTTTTCTGGTTTTTTGGGGAAAATTTCGCAAAATACAGCACCATTATCAGTATCCTGGATTCTTCTTATTATATCGGATTCATGGCAATCGGCGTGACCTTTGTCATCATTACCGGAGGTATTGATTTATCCATAGGAACATCCTGTATCTGCTGCTCTCTTATAACGGGAACCCTGTTTACCAAGGCCGGATTGCCTATGCCAGTGTGCGTGGTTCTGGCTGTTCTTCTGGGAGGTTTATTCGGACTGGCTAACGGAATTATGGTATCGGTTATGAAACTCCCGGCTTTTATCGCCACATTGGGAACGATGATGATTACCAGAGGCTTAGGCTCTATTGTCACCAATACAGCTACTGTAACCTTCCCGCAGGCAACGGCTTCCGGAGGGGCCTTTCGAAGCCTTTTTAAGCTGAAGGCGCCGGGGCTTCCCCAGGCAGGAATACCAACAGGCTTTATTTTGCTTATCATTCTGGCTGTGGCTATGGCTGTTCTTCTGAATAAAACAAGACCGGGCCGCTACATTCTGTCTTTGGGAAGCAATAAAGAGGCCACACGGCTGTCCGGTGTGGATGTGATGAAATATGAAACTCTGGCCTTTGTCATCAGTGGATTATTTGCCGGCCTGGCAGGGGTATCCTATGCGGCCGTATATTCCACTCTGATGCCTGGTACGGGTAACGGTTTTGAACTGGATGCCATTGCAGGAGTTGTTATCGGCGGAACCAGCCTGGCGGGCGGCGTAGGCTCTATTGCGGGAACCCTGATTGGCGTATTTATCATGGCTGTTTTAAAAACCGGTCTTCCTTTTATAGGGGTGCAGCCTCATTACCAGCTTTTAATTACCGGATTTGTCCTTGTGATAGCAGTTTTTGTGGATGTGCTGAACCGGAGAAAGCAGGGAAAGGCTTAA
- a CDS encoding ABC transporter substrate-binding protein: MKQNRLLGAFLCAAMTSAVLIGCSGETKAPAPASTDAPAAKEEASKTESPKIAESGTIDYSSISVEIVAKGFQHDFWKAVKMGSEQAAKELGLKSTNFVGPANESAVAEQIEQLNNAVNKQPSAICLAALDTQSSMDAISNAQAAGIPIVGFDSGVPDAPKGAIVANAATDNYVAGGLAAEKMYDIIKEQVTDPAQVVRIGVVSQDATSQSIGERTGGFIDKMRTLIGESNCAVEGHDKYNVKSDWAKVIIDVGIPATVDDAACVIVASTLLNKNDLIAIYASNEFTAKNLVTANESLQKLGPDKVIGVGFDSGSIQLDAVKAGILAGSITQNPVQIGYQAVMLAAKAATGQPVNDIDTGCLWYDASNMDSAEVAPCLYK, translated from the coding sequence ATGAAACAAAATCGTTTACTTGGTGCATTTCTATGCGCGGCAATGACTTCTGCAGTTCTGATTGGATGTTCCGGAGAGACAAAGGCTCCGGCACCTGCTTCTACAGACGCTCCGGCCGCGAAGGAAGAGGCTTCAAAGACCGAAAGTCCGAAGATAGCGGAGAGTGGTACAATTGACTACAGCAGTATTTCGGTGGAGATCGTGGCAAAGGGATTTCAGCATGATTTTTGGAAGGCAGTTAAGATGGGTTCAGAGCAGGCGGCAAAGGAATTAGGTTTAAAATCTACCAATTTTGTAGGACCGGCCAATGAAAGCGCCGTAGCTGAACAGATTGAGCAGTTAAACAATGCGGTTAATAAACAACCCAGCGCCATCTGTCTGGCAGCTCTTGACACTCAGTCTTCTATGGATGCCATTTCCAATGCCCAGGCGGCAGGCATCCCTATCGTAGGCTTTGACTCCGGTGTTCCGGATGCGCCAAAAGGCGCCATTGTAGCCAATGCTGCAACGGATAATTATGTGGCAGGAGGTCTGGCAGCTGAAAAGATGTACGACATCATCAAGGAACAGGTAACAGATCCTGCCCAGGTAGTAAGAATCGGAGTGGTTTCTCAGGATGCCACCTCCCAGTCTATTGGAGAGAGAACCGGAGGCTTTATCGATAAAATGCGTACCCTGATCGGAGAAAGCAACTGTGCGGTGGAAGGACATGACAAGTACAACGTAAAGTCTGACTGGGCAAAGGTGATTATTGACGTGGGAATTCCGGCAACCGTAGATGACGCAGCCTGCGTAATCGTAGCCAGTACGTTGTTAAATAAGAACGATCTGATTGCCATTTATGCTTCCAATGAGTTTACGGCAAAGAATTTGGTGACTGCCAATGAAAGCCTTCAGAAGCTGGGACCGGATAAAGTGATCGGTGTAGGTTTTGATTCCGGCTCCATTCAGCTTGACGCCGTAAAGGCCGGGATTCTGGCAGGCTCCATTACCCAGAATCCGGTACAAATCGGTTATCAGGCGGTTATGCTGGCAGCAAAGGCGGCAACTGGACAACCGGTTAACGATATTGACACAGGCTGTCTATGGTACGACGCCTCGAATATGGACTCAGCAGAAGTAGCGCCATGTCTGTATAAATAA
- a CDS encoding OmpA/MotB family protein: MGRFHRIEEEYEEEEASWQDSYSDLMTDLLAIFVILFAFAMMNQALTIQENKREKEAAAIQQQNNFVSNAEEFNKLYEYIKTYIEEEQLTNELSVTKLGNDRILLRVAASVFFDSGRAEIDDAAEPVLQKISEILVTYQDSFKMVRIEGHTDNRPINTHLYASNWELSTSRAVNVLRWLLDTSGIEAKKFSAIGYSEYYPVEDNSTSEGKRKNRRVDFFIEGTND; the protein is encoded by the coding sequence ATGGGCAGATTCCATAGGATTGAAGAGGAATATGAGGAGGAAGAGGCAAGCTGGCAAGACAGCTACAGTGATTTGATGACTGATTTGCTTGCTATTTTCGTAATTTTGTTTGCATTTGCCATGATGAATCAGGCACTTACAATTCAGGAAAACAAAAGAGAAAAAGAAGCAGCTGCAATCCAGCAGCAAAACAATTTCGTATCGAATGCAGAAGAGTTCAACAAGCTCTATGAATACATTAAAACATATATAGAGGAAGAACAGCTTACCAATGAATTAAGCGTTACAAAGCTGGGGAACGATCGGATATTGTTACGTGTTGCGGCTTCCGTATTTTTTGATTCGGGAAGAGCCGAAATCGATGACGCTGCAGAACCTGTGCTTCAGAAAATTTCCGAAATATTGGTAACATATCAGGACTCCTTTAAAATGGTAAGAATAGAAGGCCATACGGATAACCGTCCAATCAATACTCATCTCTATGCCAGTAACTGGGAGCTTTCAACAAGCCGTGCCGTCAACGTTCTTAGGTGGCTTCTGGATACCTCCGGAATTGAAGCGAAAAAATTTTCTGCCATAGGCTACAGCGAATATTATCCTGTCGAAGATAACTCTACCAGTGAAGGCAAAAGAAAGAACAGGCGGGTGGACTTTTTTATAGAGGGAACAAACGATTAA
- a CDS encoding motility protein A, with the protein MFKFTSSTLIGLVFGASLIVGSVFVSGHAELFWNVPSAFIIFGGTIGATIMAFPPQRLKTIGTVTKKAFSNSHFDLKKDIASLVRCAEISRKNGLLALDNHIDDLTDDAFLKMGIQHIIDGADEDQLRNLLEGSTYFMKQRHQKGAAMLDMIAATAPALGLLGTYVGLIPMLNNLDDASTLGPMMALELVSSFYGAFVAYVIFAPLAKRLKFMNKEEETRRELLIEGLAGIQQGKNPRLIREELQAFANIALDTEGEDAEKPKFRFKSRR; encoded by the coding sequence ATGTTTAAATTTACAAGCTCAACATTGATCGGACTTGTATTTGGTGCATCTCTGATAGTCGGATCTGTATTTGTATCTGGTCATGCAGAATTATTTTGGAACGTGCCCTCGGCATTTATTATTTTCGGTGGAACCATAGGAGCCACTATAATGGCATTTCCTCCTCAAAGGCTTAAAACCATAGGAACTGTAACTAAAAAGGCATTTTCAAATTCACATTTTGATTTAAAAAAGGATATTGCTTCTTTAGTCAGATGCGCTGAAATATCCCGTAAGAATGGGCTTCTGGCTCTTGATAATCATATTGATGATTTAACTGATGATGCATTCTTGAAGATGGGAATTCAACATATCATTGATGGTGCGGATGAAGATCAGTTGAGAAATTTATTGGAAGGTTCTACCTATTTCATGAAACAGCGGCATCAAAAGGGTGCCGCAATGCTGGATATGATAGCGGCTACCGCTCCTGCACTGGGGCTTCTCGGAACCTATGTAGGCCTTATCCCCATGCTGAATAATCTGGATGATGCAAGTACGCTGGGCCCCATGATGGCGCTGGAACTGGTTTCTTCTTTTTACGGAGCTTTTGTCGCCTACGTCATCTTTGCGCCTCTGGCTAAGAGGCTGAAATTTATGAATAAAGAAGAGGAAACAAGAAGAGAGTTGTTGATTGAGGGACTGGCCGGAATACAGCAGGGGAAAAATCCAAGGCTGATCAGAGAAGAATTGCAGGCGTTTGCAAATATAGCCCTGGATACGGAAGGGGAAGATGCTGAAAAACCGAAATTTCGTTTTAAATCAAGGAGGTGA